The genomic stretch CGCTATCATCGGTTCTTTCAGTACCTCTCGCTGTTCTGCTTCAGCATGCTGGGGCTGGTCATCGCGGGCAACATCTTCATGGTGTTCGTGTTTTGGGAACTGGTCGGCATTTGCTCGTATTTCTTGATCGGGTTTTACATCGAGCGGCGCAGCGCTTCGACCGCCGCCAACAAGGCGTTCATCGTCAATCGCGTCGGCGATTTCGGCATGATCATCGGGCTGATGGCAATCTGGGGCGGGCTGGGTACGTTCGCATTCGGCGATACGCGTGATGCCCAGGGGAACGTGACTGCGCAGGGCATTTTCAGCCTCGTGCGTCCGGCGAGCAACGACTACAAGCTGCAACCGCCCGACGGATTGGTCCGCTCGGCAGCGCCGCAGCTTGTCAGCCAGATCGTGCTCGATCATGCCGGCGCGCCGGATCTCTCAAACGCTAACTCCGAAATCGACGCCGAAATCGGCGATTGGCGCGCGGGCAAACGGGTGACGACGGATGAGAATGGCGCCGCCCTGCCCGACCCGACGCATTATGGCTATTTGCTATTGGTCGTGGCGGGATTAGGGATCTTTTGCGGCTGTGTCGGCAAAAGCGCGCAATTTCCGCTGCATGTTTGGTTGCCCGACGCGATGGAAGGGCCGACACCCGTGTCAGCGCTCGTGCATTCGGCGACGATGGTCGCGGCGGGCGTTTATTTGGTGGGGCGGTTTTATCCGGTCTTCGCCCCATCGGTGCTGCTGGTGATCGCGATCGTCGGCGCGATTACGCTGGCCCTGGCGGCAGTGATCGCGATCACGGCCGTCGATATCAAGCGCGTGCTGGCCTATTCGACGATCAGCCAATTGGGCTACATGATGCTGGCGATGGGTGTCGGCGGCTGGTTGGCAGGGCTGTTTCATTTGATCACCCACGCGTTTTTCAAAAGCCTGCTATTTCTCTGCTCCGGGTCGGTGATCCATGCCACGCACACCAACGACATGCGGCTGATGGGCGGCCTGCGCAAGAAAATGCCCTGGACGGCCTACACGATGCTCGTCGGCTGCCTGGCGATCAGCGGCGGGGCGATTCCGTTTTTGATCGGCTTCAGCGGTTATTACTCGAAAGACGGCATCATTGCCCAGGCCCTGTCGTTCAAGCAAGCGAACTCGAACCCCTGGTGCGGTTCGTTCTACTATGTAGCAGTGATCGGGGCCGCGATCACGGCGTTTTACATGTTTCGCCTCTGGTACATGACGTTTGCCGGCACGCCCCGCGATGCGCATGTGCATGCGCACGCTCACGAATCGCCCAAGGTGATGTACGTGCCGCTGGTGATTCTGGCGGTGTTTGCGTTGGCAATCGGCTGGCCGATATTTGGGTTGCCGAATTTGCTCGAGCAAGCGCGGCCGGCCGGCATCTTGCCGACGGTTACAGGCGGCGTGTTTGCGCCGTGGCTCGTGCATCCGAGCGAACACCTGTCGCACCATGTTCATGGCACCGCGACGATCTGGGCCACGGCGGCCGGCTTCGGCGGAATTTTGCTGGCCACGATTATTTACCTGTGGCGCATGCTCGATCCGGCGGAAGTGGCCGGCCAATTCGCCCCCATCTATCGGTTGATATGGAACAAATTCTATTTCGACGAGTTGTATCAGGCCGTTTTCGTCGCTCCGGTGATGTTCATTTCCCGGCGCGTGGCGGATTTCGATCGCACGCTGATCGACAGATTCATCAATTGGTGTGCCAAGGCGGTGCGTCGCGTGTCGTCGGTCGACGATGCGATCGATCGCTGGTGCGTCGATGGGCTGGTGAATTTCACCGCTCGATGGATTCATGGCGCCGCAGTGTCGATGCGCGGCATCGAATCGGGCCGGCTGCGGCAGTATGTGATGTGGATCGTCATCGGCACGGTCGGCCTGTTCGTGTTGGCGAGCTTTTTTTGGAACGTGAATTGGGGAGGCTAAAGTAGCAGGCAAATTCCGTGTGACGTGAAGGCCGAAGTAAGAATAGCATCGTTCGGCAGCGCCATCCTCGCTAACGCTTCGGGCTAGCGTGGCGGGTGGCGACGCTACACTAGCCCGAAGCGTTAGCGAGGACGGATGGCACGCGGAGCGTGCCTGCTACGGAGAAATCGCAGTATGACAAATCCATACGTTGTGCCATTGAGCTTGCTCGTTTTTCTGCCGGCATTGGGCGCCCTAGCCTTGGCGTTTTTTCCCAAGGACCGGCCCGAAACGGTGCGGCGGTTCGCGCTGTTCATCACGATTCTCACCTTCGCGCTTTCCGTGTGGCTGGCATGCGGGCCATCGGTCGCGCCCGGCGGTGTCAAGCCCGACACCGCCCGATTCGGGATCGGCCTGAAGGGCATGCAGGACATCTTCTCGGTCCCTTGGATCAGCTCGTTCAATATCTACTATCTCATGGGCATGGATGGCATCAGCTTTCCGCTCGTGTTGCTGACGACGTTTGTCAGCATGCTGGCGATGGGGGCAAGCTGGCCGATCACCAAAAGCGTCAAGGCCTATTGCATTCTGTTTTTGCTGTTGGAAACGGGCATGCTGGGCGTGTTTTTGGCGCTCGATTTCTTCCTGTTCTACGTGTTTTGGGAAGTGATGCTATTGCCGATGTATTTTCTCATCGGCGTGTGGGGCGGTCCGCGGCGTGAATACGCGGCGATCAAGTTTTTTCTCTACACGCTCTTGGGCAGCGTGCTGATGCTGATCGCGATTCTGATGCTCTATTTCAAGAGCGATCTGCGCACGCTCTCGCCGGAGCAACTCACAGCGACGCACGTTGCCGAAGCTCCCGCCGACGCCGCAGCGATCAAATCGGCCGCGACTCCGCAACACACGTTCAACATCCTGGCGTTGCAGAAGATCGGCCAATCGCCAAACTCCGCGTTCGGCGATGAATTGCTCTGGGGCAAGAGCGTGGGCTGGTGGGCCTTCTTGCTGCTGTTTATCGGATTTGCGATCAAGGTGCCGGCCGTGCCTCTGCACACATGGCTTCCGGATGCGCACGTCGAAGCACCCACGCCGATCTCGATGATTCTCGCGGGCGTGCTGTTGAAGATGGGGGGCTATGGCATCATCCGAATTTGTTTTCCGATCTGCCCCGGCGGCGGTTATGAACTGAGCTATTTCGTGTGCGCGGTCGGCGTGCTGAGCATGGTGTATGGCGCTTTTGCGGCGATGGCCCAAAAGGATTTCAAGCGCCTCGTGGCCTACAGCTCGGTGAGCCATATGGGCTACGTCGTGCTCGGGCTCGGAGTGTGGAGCGCCAACAGCGGGCATGTTTACAACCCACTTTACTGGTCGATGGGCGTCAACGGGGCCATGTTCCAAATGATCGCCCACGGCATCAGCTCGGCCGGCATGTTTTTCATGGTCGGCGTGGTCTACGACCGCGTGCATCATCGCAATCTCGATCAGTTCGGCGGGCTGTTTGCGCGGATGCCCGTCTATTCCGGCTTGGCGATTGGCGTCTTTTTCGCCGGCTTGGGGTTGCCTGGCTTGTGCGGATTCATCGGCGAATTTTTGGTGACGCTGTCGGTGTGGAACTACAGCCACGCGCTGGCGATCATCTCCGCGGCCGTGGTGATTCTGACGGCCGGCTATATTTTGTGGACGATTCAGCGCGTTTATTTGGGGCCGGAATACAAGGGCCCACACGGCGACCATCTCCATCCGATCACGCCGCGAGAGATCGCCATTGCCGCGCCGCTTTTGGCGCTTGCAATCCTGTTCGGCGTTTATCCGCAAGCGATTTTCAATTACATGGAACCGAGCGTAACGGGGCAAGTGAGCCAATTGGCCGACTGGACCCGCACGGTGCACGATCGGCCTGCGCAGGTGGCGAGGGATGACCAGTTTCCAAGGTTGGGTGCCATGCCCACTGCCTTGAGTGGGCACGTGTCTAGTACCCTACCGCGAAGCCAAAACATGCCCACGCAAAGCCGTGGGCATGGCACCACCAACGAGCAACCAACGGCTTTCGTTCAATGATCCCACTCGTTGCCCAATCCAGTCTTTCGCAGCTCGTCGACGCGCTGCTGCGCGACACCGCGGCAGTCAGCCTGCCGGCGTTTCGCACGGAGCTGACGCTCTGCGCCTCGATCGTGCTCCTGCTGCTGGTGCGGGTGTTTTTCGGCAGCGATCGGGTCAGTGCGTTTTTCCTGGCGCTCGTCGGATCGCTGGTGGCGCTCTATTTCGCGCTGCCCTGGACGCAGCCGGCGGGGCTATTGGTCGACGGGCATGTGGTGCGGCATGAGTTCTTCACCGGCATGTTGGTCTACGATTCGCTGGCGCTCTATTTCCGCGCGCTGCTGATGTTCTTTGCCGTGCTGTTCGTGCTGCTCACGCGGCTGACCGGAATTCCCGATCGCGAAGACGCGCCCGACTTTTATGTCCTGATGCTCGGGGCGACGCTCGGCATGTGCCTGATGGTGACCGCCAATCATCTGCTGACGATCTTTTTGGGCGTCGAGATGGCGAGCGTGCCTTCGTATGCGTTGGCGGGGATGCTCAAGGGGCGCCGCAAGAGCAGCGAAGCGGCGTTGAAATACTCGGTCTACGGGGCCGGGGCGGCCGGCATCATGCTCTATGGCATCAGCCTGTTGGCCGGCGTGCTCGGCTCATGCCACTTGCCGACGATGGCTAACCAACTGGCCGCGATGGTGCAGTCGGGCCACTTGGGCGATAGCGCGATGGTGTTGGTGCTGGGCGGGCTGATGGTGATGGTCGGGCTGGCATTCAAGCTCTCGGCGGTGCCGTTTCACTTCTGGTGCCCCGACGTGTTCGAGGGGGCCAGCGCCGAGGTGAATGCCTTTCTTTCGGTGGCCTCGAAAGCGGCGGCATTGGCGCTATTGATCCGGGTGGTGGTCGGGTTTGGATTTATTGCTCCGGCGAATGGCGTTGCGAGCGTTGCCGATATGGCAACACCGGTCGCGTTCTCGGTCGCCGATAATGGAAAAACGCTGGTTGCGGAGCGCGTCGCGAGCGACGCGGCCAACCAGCCGGTGGTCGATCCACCGCACGACGCGCGGATCATGGCGCTTGCGCCGGCGCGAAATTTCATGGCGATCCTGGTCGCCTTTTTGGCCGCGATCACCTGTACATTCGGCAATATGGCCGCCTACGGCCAAACCAATATCAAACGCCTGCTGGCGTATTCGACGATCGCGCATGCCGGCTACATGATGATGCCGATCGCGGCCGGGCTGGTCTTGGCCGGCAAGAATCCGGCGGCAGCCGAGACGGCTTTCGCCGCGGTGCCGTTCTATGCCGGCGTTTACCTGTTCATGAATCTGGGCGCGTTTGCGATCGTGGCTCTATTGCGCAATCAGTTGCGGAGCGAAGAGATTGCCGACTACGCCGGGCTGGTGCGCAATTCGCCGGGGTTGGTGATCGCGCTGGGCGTGATCGTGTTCAGCCTCGTCGGGATTCCGCCGCTGGCCGGCTTTGCCGGAAAGCTGGTCATTTTTTCGACGCTCGTCGACGCGATCAACCACGACGCCGCCCGGGGCTTGATGATCACGCTATTGGTGATCGGCGGATTGAACACGGCCCTGGCGCTGTTTTACTATTTGCGGGTGATCAAGGTGATGACCTTCGAGCCGGAGCCCGACGAGCGGCCGCCGTTTACGTTTCCGCTGGTTTCGTTTTCCGGAGCGTATATCGTGGCGATCAGCGCGCCGGTGTTGTTGTTGGGACTGTGGTGGAACGATTTGTACGTTTGGGCCGCCGCGGCAACCGCCCATTTGTTGTGGTGACAGAGTAGCAGGCACACTCCGTGTGCCGTCTGCGCCGCAGCAGGGCTTTCGAATCGTTTCCGTTTGACGGCGTTTTATCGCGGCCGACGGCACACGGAGCGTGCCTGCGACGTTGACGTTCATGGCTTCGCGAGGCGGAAATTTGATGCGACAACACGAAGCTCAAGATGTGCTCGGCCGGCTGTTCGTGCTGCTTTATCGTTCGCTGCCGATGTATCTGGCCGAGGCCATGCCGTGGACGCATCCCGGCGGCGAGCAGGCGCAGCGTGTATTGGCCGGAATGGTGGCCGACGCCAAAGCGTATTGCCAGCGGATTGCCCAGCGAATCGCGCAGCTTCGTGGCCGGCTGGATCTCGGCGAGTTTCCGATGGAATTCACCGATCTCAACATGCTTTCGCTCGACTATCTGCTTACCGAACTGGTGCGCTGGCAGAAGGCGGACATTCGCAGGATCGAAAAACTGGCTACCGAGCTTGCCGCAGAAAGCGACGACCATGCGCTGGCCGAAGAGGTGCTCGGCAACTGGCGCGGGCATTTGCAATCGCTCGAAGAACTATTGCACCGCCCCGCCGGTCCGCCGCTAAAAATCGCCGCGGCCTCCTGATCGTCGTGCCAGCGGCGCGGCCGTCCTCGCTAACGCTTCGGGCTAATATGCCGTAAACGCACAGCAGCCCGAAGCGCCAGCGAGGGTGCACCCACCGAATCGAATTACAGATTCCAGTTGGCGCAAAGCTTCTCGCGGAAGGCGCTCCATTCGCGCGTGTGTTCGGCGTTGCTCGGCTGATGGGCCAGCAGTTCGGCGATCCAATCGTCCATGCGGCGAAGCCGTTGGGCCATCACTTCCACGACGTTGTGGGAGAGCTTGTAGGCAGCCATCACCCCTTCGTCGAGCAAGTCTTTGTAGTCGGGGTAAGAAATCCGCAGCAGTTGCACGGCCGATTGGGCCCGCACGTCGGCCGAGTGCGGCGCCGGATGAAAGAACGACATTTCGCCGAATTGATCGTACGGCCCGAGCACCGCCAACACGAACGCCGCGCGGACCAACTTGCCGTCGGGCGCCGGTTGCTGCACGTGCTTGACCACTTCGCATTTTCCTTCGATCACGACCGACAGCTTGCGGCACTCTTCGCCTTGGCGAGCGATCGTCGCGCCGGCCGCCCAAGGCTCGAGCCGAGTGATCTCGGCCAATTGGCGCCGTTCGGTCGCGTTCAAATTCCGAAACAACGGTATTTCAGCGAGCAGTTTGTCCAGCACGATGTCGGTCGTCATGATCCACCTCCGTTTAGGAATCTCGAAATGAGCGCGCGTCGAAGGAAAACTCCGTTGCTCGCCCCCGCCGTCCTCGCCAACGCGTCGGGCCAGTGGGGCGTGTGGTTGAGGAACACTAGCCCGACGCCTCAGGGAGCACTTCGGAAACCGAAGCTATCTCTCCGGGCCTTTGGGCCACGACCGGTCGATTAAATGTAGCTCTGCGATCCGCGTGCCGTTGCGGCGTCCGTGGATAACCGCTAAAGCTCGGCCGAAAAATAAGTTCCGTTTTTTCGCACCCACTCACCCCTGCCCTCTCGCGCAAGGGGAGAGGGGCTTGCGGAGAGTTATTTTTCGGCCGAGGCTAAGTTATGCCGCCGAGCACGGTGGCGCGGCCCACCCGGCCGATGCCGAGCATGAATGCGGCCGTCCGCAACGACACCTTCCGCTCGACCGATAATTCCCACACGCGCTGGAAGCCGTCGGAAAGCACGTGGTCTAGCTCCTGGCGCACCCGGTTGATGCCCCATTGGTAGTGTTGCCGATTTTGGGCCCATTCGAAATAGCTGGCCGTGACGCCGCCGGCGTTGGCCAGGATATCGGGCAGGATGATCGTGCCGCGCTTGGCGAGGATCTCGTCGGCGTCGGGCTCGGTCGGGGCGTTGGCCCCTTCGACGATGATCGGGGCCTTGATGCGCGGTGCGTTTTCGGCCGTGATCACTCCCCCAAGCGCCGCGGGGATCAATAGCTCGACATCCAGCTCGAGCAGGGCCGCGTTGCTGATCCGCTCGGCTTCGCTGTAGCCCTCGAGCGTGCCGCGATGTTCGCGCGTGTAGCGGAACATGCCCGTTAGATCGAGCCCCTTGGGATGGAAATAGGCGCCGCTGATATCGCTCACCGCGACGATCTGGCACGTCGCCTCGCCGAGGAATTTGGCCGTATGCGATCCGACGTTGCC from Pirellulales bacterium encodes the following:
- a CDS encoding NADH-quinone oxidoreductase subunit N is translated as MIPLVAQSSLSQLVDALLRDTAAVSLPAFRTELTLCASIVLLLLVRVFFGSDRVSAFFLALVGSLVALYFALPWTQPAGLLVDGHVVRHEFFTGMLVYDSLALYFRALLMFFAVLFVLLTRLTGIPDREDAPDFYVLMLGATLGMCLMVTANHLLTIFLGVEMASVPSYALAGMLKGRRKSSEAALKYSVYGAGAAGIMLYGISLLAGVLGSCHLPTMANQLAAMVQSGHLGDSAMVLVLGGLMVMVGLAFKLSAVPFHFWCPDVFEGASAEVNAFLSVASKAAALALLIRVVVGFGFIAPANGVASVADMATPVAFSVADNGKTLVAERVASDAANQPVVDPPHDARIMALAPARNFMAILVAFLAAITCTFGNMAAYGQTNIKRLLAYSTIAHAGYMMMPIAAGLVLAGKNPAAAETAFAAVPFYAGVYLFMNLGAFAIVALLRNQLRSEEIADYAGLVRNSPGLVIALGVIVFSLVGIPPLAGFAGKLVIFSTLVDAINHDAARGLMITLLVIGGLNTALALFYYLRVIKVMTFEPEPDERPPFTFPLVSFSGAYIVAISAPVLLLGLWWNDLYVWAAAATAHLLW
- a CDS encoding NADH-quinone oxidoreductase subunit M, encoding MTNPYVVPLSLLVFLPALGALALAFFPKDRPETVRRFALFITILTFALSVWLACGPSVAPGGVKPDTARFGIGLKGMQDIFSVPWISSFNIYYLMGMDGISFPLVLLTTFVSMLAMGASWPITKSVKAYCILFLLLETGMLGVFLALDFFLFYVFWEVMLLPMYFLIGVWGGPRREYAAIKFFLYTLLGSVLMLIAILMLYFKSDLRTLSPEQLTATHVAEAPADAAAIKSAATPQHTFNILALQKIGQSPNSAFGDELLWGKSVGWWAFLLLFIGFAIKVPAVPLHTWLPDAHVEAPTPISMILAGVLLKMGGYGIIRICFPICPGGGYELSYFVCAVGVLSMVYGAFAAMAQKDFKRLVAYSSVSHMGYVVLGLGVWSANSGHVYNPLYWSMGVNGAMFQMIAHGISSAGMFFMVGVVYDRVHHRNLDQFGGLFARMPVYSGLAIGVFFAGLGLPGLCGFIGEFLVTLSVWNYSHALAIISAAVVILTAGYILWTIQRVYLGPEYKGPHGDHLHPITPREIAIAAPLLALAILFGVYPQAIFNYMEPSVTGQVSQLADWTRTVHDRPAQVARDDQFPRLGAMPTALSGHVSSTLPRSQNMPTQSRGHGTTNEQPTAFVQ
- a CDS encoding NADH-quinone oxidoreductase subunit L produces the protein MNLASTLPVLLGLAWLLPLVSFALIVFFGPRMGQHGRHASTVATAAIIGAFVLSLVALIGWIANPPENAAESKEAQAEAHALTAPSKTAPAPIEKAAPEKTPAKTRPGVGPAVGGPVGEAVEEERQALPRTFSGDWYTLAQFGRLRLSIGYYIDALTVFMFTMVTLIASCIHVYASGYMHDELHDVTDHEVTLADGQHLHRRGRYHRFFQYLSLFCFSMLGLVIAGNIFMVFVFWELVGICSYFLIGFYIERRSASTAANKAFIVNRVGDFGMIIGLMAIWGGLGTFAFGDTRDAQGNVTAQGIFSLVRPASNDYKLQPPDGLVRSAAPQLVSQIVLDHAGAPDLSNANSEIDAEIGDWRAGKRVTTDENGAALPDPTHYGYLLLVVAGLGIFCGCVGKSAQFPLHVWLPDAMEGPTPVSALVHSATMVAAGVYLVGRFYPVFAPSVLLVIAIVGAITLALAAVIAITAVDIKRVLAYSTISQLGYMMLAMGVGGWLAGLFHLITHAFFKSLLFLCSGSVIHATHTNDMRLMGGLRKKMPWTAYTMLVGCLAISGGAIPFLIGFSGYYSKDGIIAQALSFKQANSNPWCGSFYYVAVIGAAITAFYMFRLWYMTFAGTPRDAHVHAHAHESPKVMYVPLVILAVFALAIGWPIFGLPNLLEQARPAGILPTVTGGVFAPWLVHPSEHLSHHVHGTATIWATAAGFGGILLATIIYLWRMLDPAEVAGQFAPIYRLIWNKFYFDELYQAVFVAPVMFISRRVADFDRTLIDRFINWCAKAVRRVSSVDDAIDRWCVDGLVNFTARWIHGAAVSMRGIESGRLRQYVMWIVIGTVGLFVLASFFWNVNWGG
- a CDS encoding cyclic nucleotide-binding domain-containing protein: MTTDIVLDKLLAEIPLFRNLNATERRQLAEITRLEPWAAGATIARQGEECRKLSVVIEGKCEVVKHVQQPAPDGKLVRAAFVLAVLGPYDQFGEMSFFHPAPHSADVRAQSAVQLLRISYPDYKDLLDEGVMAAYKLSHNVVEVMAQRLRRMDDWIAELLAHQPSNAEHTREWSAFREKLCANWNL